One region of Ahniella affigens genomic DNA includes:
- a CDS encoding MbtH family protein → MFDNENTIFKAVINHEEQYSIWPADRENPLGWRDAGKVGTKQECLDFIAQVWTDMRPLSLRKHMESVAQA, encoded by the coding sequence ATGTTTGACAACGAAAACACCATCTTCAAGGCCGTGATCAACCACGAAGAACAGTACTCGATCTGGCCCGCTGATCGCGAAAACCCCTTGGGCTGGCGCGATGCCGGCAAAGTGGGCACGAAGCAGGAATGCTTGGATTTCATCGCTCAGGTTTGGACCGACATGCGTCCGTTGAGCCTGCGAAAGCACATGGAATCGGTCGCGCAAGCCTGA
- a CDS encoding ABC transporter ATP-binding protein, which translates to MLPEFVLEAENLRKSYTLPNRPQFFAVNDVSLHIQRGEIYAFLGPNGAGKTSTIKMISGLLEPSTGIVRIAGMDPFTDRHALAQIGTVLEGNRNLYWRMTCHENLIYFGALKGMSFASARARSRTLLDRFDLAAKRDAQVQSLSRGMQQKLAIAVALMHEPNLLVLDEPTLGLDAHASIEVTRLIRDLVADGVSILLTTHQLDVAEALAHRVAIMSSGRIIKEARMADLLAEFAKNVYEIQLSEQVDDGRMRALEAIGAVTYRENCLQLACDPVGLYEALSIIRPAPVHSVRRHQSDLTSIFIALTQKGVAAHA; encoded by the coding sequence GTGTTGCCGGAATTCGTTCTCGAAGCCGAGAATTTGCGTAAGTCGTACACCCTGCCGAATCGCCCACAGTTTTTTGCTGTCAATGACGTGTCATTGCATATCCAGCGTGGCGAAATCTACGCATTTCTTGGGCCCAATGGCGCCGGCAAGACCTCGACAATCAAAATGATCTCCGGCCTGCTTGAGCCAAGCACCGGAATCGTTCGGATTGCCGGCATGGATCCCTTCACGGATCGGCATGCGCTGGCTCAGATCGGTACGGTTCTGGAAGGGAACCGAAATCTTTACTGGCGGATGACTTGCCACGAGAACCTGATCTATTTCGGCGCGCTCAAAGGGATGAGTTTCGCCTCCGCACGTGCGCGTTCCCGCACGCTGCTCGACCGGTTCGACCTCGCCGCAAAACGCGATGCCCAGGTGCAATCCCTCTCGCGCGGCATGCAGCAGAAACTCGCAATTGCCGTAGCGCTGATGCACGAGCCGAATTTGCTGGTGCTGGATGAGCCCACGCTCGGCCTTGATGCCCACGCGTCGATCGAAGTCACCCGCCTAATAAGAGACTTGGTCGCAGATGGCGTCAGCATTCTGTTGACGACCCACCAGCTCGATGTCGCCGAGGCTCTGGCCCATCGGGTGGCCATCATGTCTTCGGGCCGCATCATCAAAGAAGCGCGCATGGCTGACTTGCTCGCCGAGTTTGCCAAGAACGTCTACGAGATTCAGTTGAGCGAACAGGTTGATGATGGCCGCATGCGCGCGCTCGAGGCGATCGGCGCGGTCACTTATCGGGAGAATTGCTTGCAGCTCGCCTGCGACCCCGTTGGCCTATACGAGGCACTTTCGATCATTCGCCCTGCACCGGTCCACTCGGTACGTCGTCACCAGAGTGATTTGACCAGCATCTTCATTGCCCTGACCCAGAAAGGGGTCGCCGCTCATGCTTAG
- a CDS encoding ABC transporter permease translates to MFGFLLSSALNSIRRTPILSLLAAATVAVGIGVSIPMMTVFHHMNANPVPDRGDRLFRVSLDNWNAERPFREPNDPPSVLTLQDVKNLASATQPVARAGMFAAEAVIKPEGQGARPFKLAARVTESGFFEMFDPPFLAGSGWDARADANQESVVVIGAGLSQKLFGTTDSVGRQVTVSGRPLTVVGVLAPWELTPVFYDMQNPFAEVEEIFVPMSLMFQLNLVPTFWRSPLVLPSALSYANFEQLFTTTEIVFAQYWVELPDRASADAYRTWLDEYVVAQKALGRFPRPINNRLDDVGAWLDYTMKDSRDAGGVAALIVVTLLFYAVCLFNTVNLLLTKFVRGQSRVSLMRALGAAQSDIFVQYLIEVCLIAIVGGLAGVAIGLVGLDISRSMFEHSSALAVGSVNSGDGSGFWQMDLPMAVTAVLLALVGGAAAGIYPALKACRVSPAIGLKTQ, encoded by the coding sequence ATGTTTGGTTTTCTGTTGAGTTCGGCGCTGAATAGCATTCGGCGAACCCCGATCCTGTCATTGCTGGCCGCTGCGACAGTGGCGGTGGGAATCGGTGTATCGATTCCGATGATGACGGTCTTTCACCATATGAACGCCAATCCGGTTCCGGACCGGGGTGACCGACTGTTTCGGGTCAGCCTCGACAACTGGAATGCCGAGCGTCCGTTCCGTGAGCCCAATGATCCGCCCTCAGTCTTGACGCTGCAGGATGTCAAGAACTTGGCCAGTGCGACGCAGCCGGTGGCCCGTGCCGGGATGTTCGCGGCAGAAGCGGTGATCAAGCCCGAAGGGCAGGGCGCGCGTCCGTTCAAGTTGGCGGCGCGAGTCACCGAGAGCGGCTTCTTCGAGATGTTCGATCCGCCGTTTCTCGCGGGTAGCGGCTGGGACGCCCGTGCCGATGCGAATCAGGAATCCGTTGTCGTGATTGGCGCTGGTTTGAGTCAGAAATTGTTCGGTACCACGGATAGTGTCGGACGCCAGGTAACCGTCAGTGGCCGCCCATTGACCGTGGTCGGCGTGCTCGCGCCTTGGGAGCTCACGCCCGTTTTTTACGACATGCAGAACCCGTTCGCGGAGGTCGAGGAGATCTTCGTGCCGATGTCGTTGATGTTCCAACTGAACTTGGTGCCAACGTTTTGGCGCTCGCCGCTCGTCCTACCGAGTGCGCTGAGCTACGCCAACTTCGAGCAGCTTTTCACGACAACCGAGATTGTGTTTGCCCAATACTGGGTCGAACTCCCGGATCGTGCGTCGGCAGACGCTTATCGGACGTGGCTCGATGAGTATGTCGTCGCCCAGAAAGCGCTAGGTCGCTTTCCGCGCCCCATCAACAACCGCTTGGATGATGTGGGGGCGTGGCTCGATTACACGATGAAAGATTCCCGTGACGCTGGCGGTGTCGCGGCGCTGATTGTAGTGACGCTGCTGTTCTACGCCGTGTGTCTCTTCAATACAGTCAATTTGCTGTTGACGAAATTCGTCCGGGGTCAGAGCCGGGTGAGTTTGATGCGCGCGTTGGGCGCGGCACAGTCGGACATCTTCGTGCAGTATTTGATCGAAGTGTGCCTGATCGCCATCGTCGGCGGTCTGGCCGGCGTCGCTATCGGGCTGGTTGGACTGGATATCTCGCGCAGCATGTTCGAACACAGTTCTGCGCTGGCAGTTGGAAGCGTCAACAGCGGCGACGGCAGCGGATTCTGGCAGATGGATCTACCCATGGCCGTGACGGCAGTGCTGTTGGCGCTCGTTGGTGGCGCGGCCGCCGGCATCTACCCGGCGCTGAAAGCTTGTCGTGTATCACCAGCAATCGGCCTGAAGACGCAATAG
- a CDS encoding thioesterase II family protein, translating into MKASPWLVPTRSNPSARLRLFCFAYAGGGASAFASLARSLPSSVEILSVQLPGREGRFHESPLTQLPEVMDGVARAVGDVLDKPYLLFGHSLGALIAFELTRHFAAQARPLPSALIVSGKRAPQMPSRRRPFSRLPDEEFIQEIANYKGTPASVLENRELMELVLPRLRADARLFDDYEYRASGPLPCPIVAFGGTDDPHVNLDELAAWRELTTTFSSRVFEGDHFFIHGNQHPVASALSEVIESTIAAGKPVLRCA; encoded by the coding sequence ATGAAAGCCAGTCCCTGGTTGGTACCGACGCGGTCCAACCCTAGTGCACGTCTTCGTCTGTTTTGCTTTGCCTATGCAGGTGGCGGCGCATCCGCCTTTGCAAGCTTGGCAAGATCGCTGCCGTCGAGCGTTGAGATCTTGTCCGTCCAGCTCCCAGGCCGGGAGGGTCGCTTTCATGAATCGCCATTGACCCAGTTGCCCGAAGTCATGGACGGTGTGGCCCGCGCCGTCGGTGACGTTCTCGACAAACCCTATCTGCTCTTCGGTCATAGCCTCGGAGCGCTGATTGCGTTTGAATTGACCCGTCATTTCGCCGCTCAGGCAAGGCCATTGCCGAGTGCGTTGATTGTGTCGGGCAAGCGTGCACCGCAAATGCCTTCGCGGCGTCGGCCGTTCTCGCGTTTGCCTGACGAAGAATTCATCCAAGAAATCGCCAATTACAAAGGCACGCCGGCAAGCGTCCTTGAGAACCGCGAACTGATGGAGTTGGTGCTCCCAAGACTCCGCGCCGACGCCCGCTTGTTTGACGACTACGAATACCGCGCGAGCGGACCACTGCCCTGCCCGATTGTGGCGTTCGGCGGAACCGACGATCCGCACGTCAATCTTGACGAACTTGCGGCTTGGCGCGAGCTCACCACCACTTTTTCATCGCGGGTGTTTGAGGGCGATCACTTCTTCATTCATGGCAACCAGCACCCGGTGGCATCTGCCTTGTCGGAAGTGATCGAGTCGACGATCGCCGCCGGAAAACCGGTCCTGCGCTGCGCTTAA
- a CDS encoding ABC transporter permease, with product MLRLFLLEFWRVLRLQLRYPLEFVSGLLILTLLFYGLLIGAQHMTGVDSVGDSLNGIIIGYGTWIIVIAGLNQIPTDITGEAQRGTLESIFLSTYRIDSIYLARSLAGSLQNLVLTFGVLLLLLWLTGRSVQFPPSAILAVATTIIASISLGFFAGGFALRFKQVGRTLMLAQYPLLFMMMTPFENMSPEILNLSMLLPVVPSAVTLRELTTAGKPLGETHIVLAALNAITYLVVSMFFFGRYVRSVKANGLLGGH from the coding sequence ATGCTTAGACTATTTCTACTCGAATTCTGGCGCGTACTGCGTCTGCAGCTTCGGTATCCGCTGGAGTTCGTCAGTGGCCTGCTGATCTTGACACTGCTGTTCTACGGCTTGCTGATCGGCGCCCAGCACATGACCGGGGTCGACAGCGTGGGCGATAGCTTGAATGGCATCATCATCGGCTACGGCACGTGGATCATCGTGATCGCCGGTCTCAATCAGATTCCAACCGACATCACCGGCGAAGCCCAGCGCGGCACGCTCGAAAGCATCTTCCTGTCGACCTACCGAATCGACAGCATCTATCTCGCGCGCTCACTCGCCGGGTCGTTGCAGAATCTCGTCCTCACGTTCGGTGTGCTGCTGTTGCTGCTGTGGCTGACCGGGCGGTCGGTCCAGTTCCCGCCCTCAGCCATCCTGGCTGTCGCCACCACCATCATTGCGTCGATCAGCCTAGGCTTCTTTGCCGGTGGGTTTGCACTCCGCTTCAAGCAAGTCGGTCGCACCTTGATGCTCGCGCAGTATCCCTTGCTGTTCATGATGATGACGCCATTCGAGAACATGTCGCCTGAAATCCTGAACCTCTCAATGCTCTTGCCGGTCGTCCCAAGCGCCGTCACGTTGCGCGAACTCACCACCGCGGGCAAGCCGCTTGGGGAGACGCACATCGTCCTGGCCGCACTGAATGCAATCACTTACCTCGTCGTCAGCATGTTCTTCTTCGGGCGCTACGTGCGGTCGGTCAAAGCCAACGGTCTGCTCGGAGGCCACTGA
- a CDS encoding AMP-binding protein, translating into MNIINGVDLDTVTSTVDLLEQRAQTHPEALAFTFLKDGSVDTGGVTFAELLARAKAVAGALQADGMAGQAALLLYPPGLEFVVAFYACMFAGVVAIPAVPPRINRALGNLDAIMADAKTDVILTCSSLLPKLTDIYASDPSDQRYRIVDTDPLQDARANAWTRSEIGRNDLAFLQYTSGSTGAPKGVMVSHGNLLHNHEAQRRFFALNEQSRHVSWLPHYHDMGLIGNILQSVYLGTPCWLMSPSAFIKNPACWLRAIAKYQATASGAPNFAYQYCVDRINDAQIEGLDLSSWQIAYNGAEPVRAATIEAFQQRFARHGFRATAMYPCYGMAEATLVITGGSKDAAPVIAWFDKHELEQHRVVAVTPQHPHAHALVGCGRGAANSDQLIQIVDQHSGLPLGANRCGEIWVSSGSVCQGYLHKPELTDQIYRARIDGTDRQFARSGDIGFLDAQGELFITGRLKELLIVRGRNHYPTDIEQVVQDCHPALAKDAGAAFAIDVAGQERVVIVQELTRDASSRFNLDAIVSAASAALSDAFELQLYSLVLIRPGRIPKTSSGKIQRSAARRLYLNQGLPVLGTWTASTHDITMSEADVDEASQPVDIQDEAQVQAWLSTRIRRYLQSIPDEIDPDQPLSTYGLDSTISLQLIEEISQLTSQQVEPTLLWEYPTLNALSARIAQAA; encoded by the coding sequence ATGAACATCATCAATGGCGTTGACCTCGATACCGTGACCAGCACGGTCGATCTGCTTGAGCAGCGCGCCCAGACGCATCCTGAAGCACTCGCCTTCACGTTTCTGAAGGATGGGTCCGTCGACACCGGCGGCGTCACGTTTGCCGAACTGCTCGCTCGCGCAAAGGCCGTGGCAGGCGCGCTGCAGGCCGACGGTATGGCAGGCCAGGCGGCCTTGCTGTTGTACCCGCCTGGTCTTGAGTTCGTGGTTGCCTTCTATGCTTGCATGTTCGCAGGCGTCGTGGCCATACCAGCGGTGCCACCGCGCATCAATCGCGCCCTGGGCAACCTGGACGCCATCATGGCGGACGCCAAGACCGACGTGATTTTGACTTGCTCATCGCTCCTGCCGAAACTCACCGACATCTACGCGAGCGACCCCTCAGATCAGCGCTACCGGATTGTCGACACTGATCCGCTGCAAGACGCGCGTGCCAACGCTTGGACTCGGAGCGAGATCGGGCGTAACGACCTCGCGTTCCTGCAGTACACGTCCGGCTCGACCGGCGCCCCGAAAGGGGTCATGGTGTCGCATGGCAATCTGCTACATAACCACGAGGCACAGCGCCGATTCTTCGCGCTCAATGAACAGTCTCGCCATGTCAGTTGGCTGCCGCATTACCATGACATGGGCCTGATCGGTAATATCCTTCAGTCCGTTTATCTCGGCACACCGTGCTGGCTGATGTCGCCGAGTGCGTTCATCAAGAACCCAGCATGCTGGTTGCGTGCGATCGCCAAGTACCAGGCGACAGCAAGCGGTGCGCCGAATTTTGCGTACCAATATTGCGTCGACCGAATCAATGACGCTCAGATCGAAGGTCTCGACCTGTCGTCGTGGCAGATTGCCTATAACGGCGCCGAGCCGGTTCGAGCCGCAACCATTGAGGCGTTTCAGCAGCGCTTCGCCCGACACGGCTTTCGAGCAACCGCCATGTACCCGTGCTACGGCATGGCTGAAGCCACACTGGTCATCACCGGCGGCAGCAAAGATGCGGCACCGGTCATTGCCTGGTTCGACAAACACGAGTTGGAACAGCACCGCGTGGTCGCGGTCACGCCGCAACATCCCCATGCGCATGCGCTGGTGGGTTGCGGTCGCGGTGCCGCCAACAGCGACCAACTGATCCAGATTGTCGATCAGCATTCAGGGCTCCCTTTGGGTGCCAACCGGTGCGGCGAGATCTGGGTCTCCAGCGGCAGCGTCTGCCAAGGCTATTTGCACAAGCCCGAACTCACAGACCAGATCTATCGCGCTCGAATCGACGGCACGGATCGCCAGTTCGCGAGATCCGGAGACATCGGGTTCCTGGACGCGCAAGGTGAGTTGTTTATCACCGGGCGTCTCAAAGAACTCTTGATCGTGCGCGGACGCAACCACTACCCCACCGACATCGAGCAAGTCGTCCAAGACTGCCATCCCGCACTGGCCAAAGACGCCGGCGCCGCGTTTGCGATCGACGTGGCCGGTCAGGAGCGCGTGGTCATTGTCCAGGAGCTGACTCGGGATGCGAGCAGCCGGTTCAATCTCGACGCCATCGTGTCCGCCGCATCGGCAGCGCTCTCGGACGCCTTCGAACTGCAACTCTACAGCCTCGTACTCATTCGACCCGGCCGAATCCCCAAGACATCGAGCGGCAAGATCCAGCGAAGTGCAGCACGTCGCCTGTATCTGAATCAGGGGTTGCCCGTACTGGGGACCTGGACGGCCTCGACTCACGACATCACCATGTCGGAAGCCGACGTTGACGAGGCGAGCCAACCGGTCGATATCCAGGACGAAGCGCAGGTCCAAGCCTGGCTGAGCACGCGCATCCGGCGATATTTGCAGTCCATTCCGGACGAGATTGATCCAGATCAGCCGCTGTCCACATACGGTCTCGACTCGACGATTTCTCTGCAACTCATCGAAGAGATTTCCCAGCTGACCAGTCAGCAGGTCGAACCGACCCTGCTGTGGGAATACCCGACGCTGAATGCGTTGAGCGCTCGGATTGCGCAAGCTGCCTGA
- a CDS encoding ABC transporter permease, translating into MNELPVILRALLRNRSSALLTVFQVALTLAVLVNVFAASDGYRAAIAQPMGIPESELLALTNEWFDSEGQAPATGAEALHRDRILRDMDLLKQIPGVREVSVTNGFPLSDAAPVRAVRLERDSETALSGTFYIGDRSFLKTLGLELVSGRDFSDAEIQWSSDPNLSEGAPVVIIAQALSDKLFPDGNALNQQITIGDRLLTIVGVVKRLPGLHPLWSNVEMSMIVPGVRAQPMSRYLLRVDPMQLDEVAMLAEQRLYEANPESMITVEGLVEIKKRTLSVAMSTVTVLTAVCVLLLLVTALGCYGQTTFTVAKRTREIGVRRAIGSTKTQVVTNFLIENWLMTTAGLIVGVLLTYMLNIVLVQGLGAAKVDFSMIAPGIVFLWVLGLFAAFLPSLRASRVPPALATRSA; encoded by the coding sequence ATGAACGAGCTCCCAGTCATACTTCGCGCACTGTTGCGCAATCGCAGTTCGGCGCTTCTTACGGTCTTTCAGGTCGCGCTGACGCTTGCGGTGCTGGTCAATGTGTTCGCTGCCAGTGATGGCTATCGCGCCGCGATTGCCCAACCTATGGGGATCCCCGAGTCAGAGCTTCTGGCACTGACGAACGAGTGGTTCGACAGTGAAGGTCAGGCGCCCGCAACAGGCGCCGAAGCGCTTCATCGTGATCGCATCCTGCGCGACATGGACCTGCTGAAGCAAATTCCGGGGGTGCGTGAGGTCAGCGTGACCAACGGCTTTCCGCTCAGCGACGCAGCGCCGGTGCGGGCAGTTCGCCTGGAGCGCGACAGCGAGACGGCCCTGTCTGGCACTTTCTATATCGGCGATCGTTCGTTTCTCAAGACGCTCGGCCTGGAACTGGTGAGTGGACGCGATTTCTCGGATGCCGAGATTCAGTGGAGCTCGGATCCCAATCTGAGTGAAGGCGCGCCCGTGGTGATCATCGCCCAAGCGCTCTCGGACAAGCTCTTCCCAGACGGCAACGCGCTCAATCAACAGATCACAATCGGCGATCGACTGCTCACGATCGTTGGCGTCGTCAAGCGCTTGCCTGGTCTGCATCCGCTTTGGAGCAACGTCGAGATGTCGATGATTGTGCCAGGCGTGCGCGCGCAACCGATGTCGCGGTATCTGCTCCGCGTCGACCCCATGCAGTTGGATGAGGTGGCGATGCTGGCAGAGCAGCGGCTCTATGAGGCCAATCCGGAATCGATGATTACGGTCGAGGGGCTTGTCGAAATCAAGAAGCGCACGTTGAGTGTCGCGATGTCCACCGTCACCGTGCTGACGGCTGTCTGTGTGCTGTTGCTGTTGGTCACCGCACTTGGTTGCTACGGGCAGACGACGTTCACGGTCGCGAAGCGCACGCGGGAGATTGGCGTTCGCCGCGCGATCGGTTCTACCAAGACTCAAGTCGTGACCAACTTTCTGATCGAAAATTGGCTGATGACCACCGCAGGCTTGATCGTCGGCGTGCTGTTGACCTACATGTTGAACATCGTCCTGGTTCAAGGCCTTGGCGCTGCCAAAGTCGATTTTTCAATGATCGCGCCGGGAATCGTGTTCCTGTGGGTCCTGGGCCTCTTTGCCGCCTTCCTGCCTTCGCTCCGCGCCAGTCGCGTGCCGCCAGCGCTCGCAACGCGGTCGGCTTGA
- a CDS encoding cytochrome P450 has protein sequence MNEIAERPSTGFRFNPYSPAYLDDPYPTFKRMREQDPIYRYRTLGDGEWILTRHADVRAILTDKRFGVLNLGERVAQKVPFMPEDAPGLQRLSTELGSWLFFVNPPDHSRLRHVVSRDFTANAIARVRPLAEDYVLTAFRRLEEVGHIDLMEVIARPLPAVITAAVLGLQRADVRELVACSESLFSIFEQPISFRGYREMAAAADTFRAFFEAEFVARANKPSMPDLLGKLLSACDRDLSHAELISFSAMLFSVGQETSENYIGNSVMALLQHREQFQTLIDEPALLPEAALELARYDSAVQFVTRVPTEDVMIDDQLVRAGDRLYLALGAANRDPAVFEHPDQVNIRRTETSNLPFGSGIHFCLGSALARMMVEVVLERLIHYPTIRLVPAETIRRKTILLRGVRRLTLELPKVSRSEVTL, from the coding sequence ATGAACGAGATTGCCGAGAGACCAAGTACTGGCTTCCGATTCAACCCGTATTCGCCAGCCTATCTTGACGACCCGTATCCGACGTTCAAGCGGATGCGTGAGCAAGACCCCATCTATCGATATCGGACGCTTGGCGACGGTGAGTGGATTCTGACTCGGCACGCGGACGTGCGTGCGATTCTGACCGACAAGCGCTTTGGCGTGCTCAATCTCGGTGAACGCGTCGCCCAGAAGGTGCCATTCATGCCTGAGGACGCGCCGGGCTTGCAGCGACTCAGCACCGAACTCGGAAGTTGGCTGTTTTTTGTGAATCCACCGGATCACAGTCGGCTGCGGCACGTCGTCAGCCGGGACTTCACAGCCAATGCGATCGCCCGGGTGCGCCCGTTGGCTGAGGACTATGTGCTGACTGCATTCCGGCGTCTTGAGGAAGTCGGCCACATCGATCTGATGGAGGTCATCGCGCGCCCACTGCCGGCGGTGATCACTGCTGCGGTGCTCGGTCTGCAACGTGCTGATGTCCGTGAATTGGTCGCGTGTTCCGAGAGTCTCTTCAGCATTTTCGAACAGCCGATTTCGTTCCGCGGCTATCGCGAAATGGCTGCGGCCGCCGACACATTCCGCGCGTTCTTTGAGGCCGAGTTTGTCGCGCGAGCGAACAAGCCATCGATGCCGGACTTGCTTGGGAAGCTGCTCAGTGCCTGCGATCGGGACCTCAGTCATGCCGAACTGATCAGCTTCAGTGCCATGCTGTTTAGCGTAGGGCAGGAAACCAGCGAGAACTACATCGGCAATTCGGTCATGGCGCTGCTGCAGCATCGTGAGCAGTTCCAGACTTTGATCGACGAACCTGCATTGCTCCCCGAGGCCGCGTTGGAGTTGGCGCGCTATGACTCGGCGGTTCAGTTTGTAACCCGCGTGCCCACCGAGGACGTCATGATCGATGATCAGTTGGTGCGCGCTGGCGATCGACTCTACTTGGCGCTTGGCGCAGCGAACCGCGATCCGGCGGTGTTCGAACATCCCGATCAAGTGAATATTCGACGCACCGAAACCAGCAATTTGCCGTTCGGCTCTGGCATCCATTTCTGCCTCGGTTCCGCGTTGGCGCGAATGATGGTGGAAGTGGTTCTGGAGCGATTGATCCATTACCCGACCATCCGTCTGGTCCCGGCCGAAACGATTCGTCGAAAGACCATCCTGCTCCGCGGCGTGCGGCGGCTGACGCTCGAACTACCAAAGGTCTCGCGCAGCGAGGTAACGCTATGA
- a CDS encoding efflux RND transporter periplasmic adaptor subunit has protein sequence MIKDTSTTDIARPVKQFRSKLPLLALIGGSLVVAAAFAYPTYRDWSDTDRSYPMDRVRIAEVQRGAFEQSVAADGKIVAEIKPTLFAPAEGVVTLSVKPGDMVQKGQVLAIVANSDLQTQLKQSETALVKAEIEQARRELETRQLVLEGEQNRSVSLVKLEAARRNLERYKKALRDQTVSRENFEKVQDELEIVERTDSSVEASNKLLAERLEFELRSRELEIKQQRVLTEDFRRQVDELTVRAPISGQIGTVLVADQDSVTPNQAVMTVVDLTAYGVLIQVPEGYAKDLTVGLATVITYEGRPYRGEITSMSAEVIANAIEARAKFVEKPEGDLKQNQRVSLKIFFRTIDDTVKLARGPFLEAGGGKVAYVVDGNQARAVPISLGAIGTSEVEVLSGLKPGDRVVISNTQVFENASKVLLR, from the coding sequence ATGATCAAAGATACAAGCACCACCGATATTGCGCGCCCAGTCAAGCAGTTTCGCAGCAAGCTTCCACTGTTGGCGTTGATTGGGGGCTCATTGGTGGTTGCAGCAGCGTTTGCCTACCCAACGTATCGGGATTGGAGTGACACGGACCGTAGCTATCCGATGGACCGAGTCAGAATTGCCGAAGTACAACGCGGTGCGTTTGAGCAGAGCGTGGCGGCTGATGGCAAGATTGTTGCCGAGATCAAGCCGACACTGTTCGCGCCGGCCGAGGGGGTGGTCACCCTCAGTGTCAAACCAGGCGACATGGTTCAGAAAGGCCAAGTCCTGGCAATCGTCGCGAATTCCGATTTGCAGACCCAACTCAAGCAGTCCGAGACTGCGTTGGTAAAGGCCGAGATCGAGCAGGCGCGGCGCGAACTCGAAACGCGGCAATTGGTTCTTGAAGGTGAACAGAATCGATCGGTGTCGCTGGTAAAGCTGGAGGCGGCTCGCCGCAATTTGGAGCGTTACAAGAAGGCGCTTCGCGACCAGACGGTCAGCCGCGAGAATTTCGAGAAAGTTCAAGATGAGTTGGAGATTGTCGAGCGCACCGATTCCAGTGTCGAGGCGTCAAACAAGTTGCTCGCTGAGCGCCTCGAGTTTGAACTGCGATCCAGAGAACTTGAGATCAAGCAGCAACGCGTACTGACGGAAGACTTCCGTCGGCAAGTCGACGAACTCACTGTACGCGCGCCGATCTCTGGGCAGATTGGTACGGTGCTGGTTGCGGACCAGGACTCGGTGACCCCCAATCAAGCCGTGATGACCGTGGTTGATCTGACTGCCTACGGTGTCCTGATTCAAGTCCCTGAAGGCTATGCGAAAGACCTGACGGTGGGCTTGGCGACGGTGATTACTTACGAAGGACGCCCATATCGCGGCGAGATCACCTCCATGTCTGCGGAAGTCATCGCTAATGCCATTGAAGCCCGTGCCAAGTTTGTTGAGAAGCCGGAAGGCGACCTGAAGCAGAACCAGCGCGTGTCGCTCAAGATCTTTTTTCGGACGATTGACGACACCGTCAAATTGGCTCGTGGTCCGTTTCTCGAGGCGGGCGGTGGCAAGGTCGCCTATGTGGTCGACGGCAACCAGGCCCGCGCCGTTCCGATCAGCCTTGGGGCGATCGGTACGTCAGAAGTCGAGGTCCTCAGTGGCCTGAAACCTGGCGACCGAGTCGTGATTTCGAACACCCAGGTCTTTGAGAACGCGAGCAAGGTACTGCTGCGCTAG
- a CDS encoding ABC transporter ATP-binding protein, translated as MLVMSQIVKSYVTSTVETRALSSIDLHVAEGEFVALTGPSGSGKTTLLNVAGLLESPDSGTYTLNGKDVSSLNDRQRSQCRSELIGFIFQGFNLLPDLSVIDNIELPLRIRGMKASERRAQSTKALATVGLSNRAQHFPAQLSGGQQQRVAIARAIAGEPKLILADEPTGNLDSGMSEQIMGLLHEINQSGTTIMMVTHDVEHAKKAARRVVIRDGKLQEDLSKSDNASAASKRPAAAAPRSNAAVELA; from the coding sequence GTGCTAGTCATGTCGCAAATCGTCAAGTCCTATGTCACCTCGACCGTCGAAACGCGCGCGCTTTCGTCTATCGACCTGCACGTGGCGGAGGGAGAGTTCGTCGCGTTGACCGGCCCGTCTGGTTCCGGCAAGACGACCTTGCTGAATGTTGCAGGCCTACTGGAATCGCCCGACTCGGGTACCTACACGCTGAACGGCAAAGACGTCAGCAGTCTGAACGATCGGCAACGCTCGCAATGCCGCAGCGAACTCATCGGCTTCATATTTCAGGGATTCAACCTACTGCCCGATCTATCTGTCATCGACAATATCGAACTGCCGCTGCGGATTCGTGGCATGAAGGCAAGCGAACGTCGGGCACAATCGACCAAGGCATTGGCAACGGTGGGTTTGTCGAACCGGGCTCAGCATTTTCCGGCCCAGCTGTCCGGCGGCCAGCAGCAACGTGTGGCGATTGCGCGAGCGATTGCAGGTGAACCCAAGCTGATTCTTGCCGACGAACCAACGGGCAATCTTGATTCCGGCATGTCCGAGCAGATCATGGGTCTGCTCCACGAGATCAACCAGAGCGGAACGACCATCATGATGGTGACGCACGATGTCGAGCATGCCAAGAAGGCGGCCCGCCGGGTTGTCATTCGTGACGGGAAATTGCAAGAGGATCTGAGTAAATCCGACAACGCCAGTGCCGCGAGCAAGCGGCCGGCAGCGGCCGCACCACGATCGAATGCCGCAGTCGAGTTGGCTTAG